A single window of Crassostrea angulata isolate pt1a10 chromosome 8, ASM2561291v2, whole genome shotgun sequence DNA harbors:
- the LOC128158989 gene encoding uncharacterized protein LOC128158989 encodes MDIIVSMLLVLPAIFILLGIASSEVMPACPRNGLPVINACESGSIVKSSLLIDFSLAQHPSVVTCHCEVLVIQGKQFHFSQVIAPGYVGCGTEIHVQKSDKPHSGDIIPCYGGTTVSGLREGNTLGITVMKHNSPFDVQYCYRLDITGHPQAAMSVTCYDETTETTHTHPSTSEQAETTPLITTISTQTDDVTTQLRNSSLVGDKNLSLAPYISNDRCSESTLFTVIALLLVLLTTVACYAAIITFKYFTRHDKSQKMQQSSDIYEEIPARAYLSSHPVYERDLQPQRCSGCQNGGRTTQTQDQGHWNWTYDEHRAQPSKPEKPFDPHIYDYEVAKF; translated from the exons ATGGATATAATTGTGTCAATGTTGTTAGTTTTGCCAGCCATCTTTATTTTGCTTGGAATAGCTTCATCTGAAG TGATGCCAGCATGTCCCAGAAACGGACTTCCag TTATCAACGCGTGTGAGAGCGGCTCCATTGTGAAGTCGAGTCTATTGATCGATTTCTCCCTGGCCCAACACCCCTCAGTGGTCACATGTCATTGTGAGGTACTCGTTATTCAAGGGAAGCAATTCCACTTCAGTCAAGTTATTGCCCCTGGCTATGTTGGATGTGGCACGGAAATCCACGTTCAAAAGTCTGACAAGCCACATTCCGGGGACATCATCCCGTGCTATGGCGGGACAACGGTTTCCGGGCTGAGGGAGGGAAATACCCTGGGAATTACCGTGATGAAACACAACTCACCATTTGACGTACAGTATTGTTACAGACTGGATATAA CTGGACACCCTCAAGCCGCCATGTCAGTTACTTGTTACGATGAAACAACCGAGACAACGCACACACATCCCTCCACGTCAGAACAAGCAGAAACTACCCCACTCATCACAACAATCTCAACACAAACTGATGACGTCACCACACAGCTTAGAAACTCTTCTCTTGTGGGCGACAAGAACTTAAGTTTGGCGCCTTATATAAGCAATGATCGCTGCAGTGAATCCACGTTATTTACGG TAATTGCGCTTTTGCTGGTTCTTCTTACCACCGTTGCCTGTTATGCTGCTATCATCACATTCAAATACTTCACAAG ACATGACAAATCACAAAAGATGCAACAAAGCAGTGATATCTACGAAGAGATTCCAGCTAGAGCCTATCTGAGCTCACATCCGGTATACGAGAGGGACTTACAGCCACAGCGATGTAGTGGTTGTCAAAATGGCGGTAGAACAACGCAAACTCAGGATCAAGGTCACTGGAATTGGACGTATGATGAGCACAGAGCCCAACCCTCCAAACCAGAAAAACCATTTGACCCTCATATATATGACTATGAAGTggccaaattttaa
- the LOC128158990 gene encoding uncharacterized protein LOC128158990, producing MRFKGEMWSSFVVFSLFWISICGQYLPKITYLHVVSEIDYRFSKTIVTSKMVNQKPFATEAKFDIDLPNEAFITAFKLTVNGRDYHGDVKEREIARRQFEAAKARGETAGHIISRPRNTNSFQVQVNVEALGEVKFELVYRELLKRTKGYYNHIIYLNPGQLVEDFLITVMITESRTVTYVKIPPLQKGLLAEGPLGDNELAQVEFLSKTQVLVTYQPTLQQQAALSDGGVSGQFIVQYDVERFNDAGEILVMDGWIVHYFAPEGLPPIPMDIILVFDKSGSMLGRKMSQLQAALIKILDDTKDIDRIMLLSFSHTVHSWNRGLVAADRNNKEAAKQYIREQMAFGGTNINLGITEGLRELKTYNHGDRPALMIFLTDGKATSGVTDTDRILQNIINANTYNIPIFALAFGREADYTISKKIAAKNFGFARKIFEDADATLQITGFYDEISSLLLEDVNFKYLDGALYDSTVTDRRFNNYFKGSELVVAGRADDINRLQQGMKISATGYGHRNISLNYPPNQCTILPYKDQGLPPGERHPGMMEKLWAYLTIKQLLKKMDATDIYQEIKQIETEILRISLKYQFVTPLTSMVVTLPNQQKVEPCSCGAIPRAGQGLTNGPLPLPGAGDPFRPGQSNPPFDHSDIDKHLGSLPIGGIPGLGLPKGLFAKTVGKTVVSDSPNTGANGGNVASDVNAPVAPPVAPPVSPSLSATSTTPQFVITVTGLSDPLCFNLPLTSGKEYKLLDAARGSSGYVLDATIGKSLIEKLSVIRKIRRFSVPSTVTKSNVEDTEVYSYNEMVSGMIIKVISKADGLMIVIEVKNNRGNPSGILGILRDLQATVTAKSGNRSRLSITSGSQQIAATATEATYTANNKCLFIKETDIANLQIDGVTKTPTIYFLHVNSEIKYRFSKTVITSKVVNPSSEASSEALFDVTLPDEAFLSAFKLIINGTEYNGEVKEKEQAKKEYDVAKSRGQSAGHIVSKPRDSNKFQIQVNVAATEKVTFELTYRELLRRRIGNYEQIIFINPRQIVNDFRVDVSIEEYRNITTVNVPPLRNDILTENREGENRDADIVRLSETEVSVSYSLTASQQRALSEQGVSGQFVVQYDIEREKDSGEVLVMDGYFVHFLAPEGLDPMPMDIVFVLDRSGSMSGNKMKQLHESMLKILDEISEQDRFMLISFDNQLNFWRNELVQATSSAIADARRFITSISARGSTDINSAMTEGLKVLASERNNSRAPILVFLTDGQPTSGVTNTVKILENIKLFNEVQIPIFSLAFGKGADYDFTKKVAAQNNGLGKRIYEDSDAALQIAGFYQEISTVLMRNISFKYVDGSLNKTTLTRNNFNTYFKGSELIVAGQIQDIERLQDGVQVFAKGYENVDIGLKRPWICVLPPPITLPPVPAIHSEPSKSVKPTMMENLWAYLTIKQLLRKKDGIDDKEEIENINKKILAMSLKYQFVTPLTSMVVTLPDNSKAGLSSDTVEKPIAADSMGVFFANKQKMNINSNTFAYQGMHAYGMPQLFHSGHASIPFMKRIGVSLLPKKKSRGKVRRKSRRKSSKKPKSPNIQGTRQHLPAFFVNVSSVNMCFDLPLIESKRYSIINMVQQKNGCSVSAEPLGLQTWTPKITIPSLRVNKFRGSKLQETVVISSNQTVPQVDCLADGIRLGILSDQGVRVTADISGRQRKQYTGILSRFVNMKCKVVRRTPRNGKQVVKIKCRQRNKPTLKLKAIERTASSGESCLFLNKKMTNLLNLIPSNYEIIP from the exons ATGAGATTCAAAGGAGAAATGTGGTCATCATTCGTTGTCTTTTCATTATTTTGGATTTCAATATGTGGACAGTACCTACCAAAG ATAACGTACCTACACGTGGTGTCGGAGATTGACTACCGCTTCTCTAAGACAATAGTGACCAGTAAGATGGTCAACCAGAAGCCGTTTGCGACGGAAGCTAAATTTGATATCGATTTACCAAATGAAGCCTTTATAACTGCTTTCAAACT AACAGTGAATGGAAGGGACTACCACGGGGATGTTAAAGAAAGAGAGATTGCACGACGACAATTCGAGGCCGCCAAGGCTCGTGGTGAAACCGCCGGACACATCATCTCCAG GCCACGGAATACAAATAGCTTCCAAGTCCAAGTGAATGTAGAAGCGCTGGGGGAAGTGAAGTTTGAATTAGTGTACCGAGAGCTTCTAAAAAGAACCAAAGGCTACTACAATCATATCATCTACCTGAACCCTGGGCAGCTGGTGGAGGATTTCCTGATCACTGTGATGATCACCGAGTCCCGTACAGTCACTTATGTCAAGATCCCACCGCTACAGAAGGGACTGCTGGCAGAGGGACCACTAG gtGATAACGAATTAGCGCAGGTTGAATTCCTTTCTAAAACGCAAGTTTTGGTGACGTATCAGCCGACGCTACAACAGCAGGCCGCTCTGTCAGACGGGGGCGTGTCAGGCCAGTTCATCGTCCAGTATGACGTAGAGAGGTTCAATGACGCTGGTGAAATATTG GTCATGGACGGATGGATAGTGCACTATTTTGCCCCCGAGGGGTTACCTCCCATTCCCATGGATATCATCTTGGTCTTTGACAAGAGTGGCTCAATGTTAGGTCGCAAAATGAGCCAACTGCAGGCTGctttgatcaaaattttggacgaCACAAAAGATATCGACAGAATTATGTTGCTTTCATTTTCCCATACTGTCCACTCGTGGAATAGAGGCTTGGTGGCAGCTGACCGCAACAATAAAGAGGCAGCAAAGCAGTACATCAGAGAACAGATGGCATTTGGAG GAACGAACATCAACCTTGGCATCACAGAAGGACTGCGTGAACTTAAAACCTATAACCACGGCGACCGACCCGCCCTCATGATTTTCCTCACTGACGGCAAAGCAACATCAGGGGTAACAGACACGGACAGAATTCTGCAAAATATCATAAATGCTAACACTTATAATATCCCCATATTTGCTCTTGCTTTTGGAAGAGAGGCagattacacaatttctaaaaaGATCGCGGCAAAGAATTTTGGTTTTGCGCGCAAAATTTTCGAAGATGCCGATGCAACACTGCAGATTACAGGATTTTATGACGAGATATCCAGTTTACTCCTGGAAGATGTCAACTTTAAATACCTGGATGGAGCGCTCTATGACAGTACCGTCACCGACAGGCGCTTCAACAACTACTTCAAGGGCTCGGAACTCGTCGTCGCTGGAAGAGCAGACGATATCAACAGGCTGCAACAAGGAATGAAAATCTCGGCAACGGGATACGGTCACCGCAACATTTCTCTAAATTATCCCCCAAATCAATGCACCATTCTCCCTTACAAAGACCAAGGATTGCCCCCAGGGGAAAGACATCCTGGAATGATGGAGAAACTCTGGGCTTATTTAACTATTAAACAGTTGCTGAAGAAGATGGATGCCACCGACATTTATCAAGAAATAAAACAGATAGAAACTGAGATTCTACGTATTTCATTGAAG TATCAATTTGTAACCCCATTAACATCTATGGTTGTAACATTGCCTAACCAACAAAAAGTAGAGCCATGCTCGTGCGGGGCGATACCAAGAGCTG gtCAAGGTTTAACAAATGGTCCCCTACCTTTGCCAG GTGCAGGTGACCCTTTCCGTCCTGGTCAGTCCAACCCGCCCTTTGATCATTCCGATATTGACAAACACCTCGGTTCCT TGCCAATAGGTGGAATACCTGGGTTAG GATTACCAAAAGGATTATTTGCAAAAACAGTAGGAAAAACTGTGGTATCAGACTCACCAAACACAGGAG CTAATGGAGGTAATGTAGCTAGTGATGTCAATGCTCCAGTCGCACCCCCAGTCGCACCCCCCGTCAGCCCTTCTCTGTcag CCACCTCAACCACCCCTCAGTTTGTGATCACGGTGACCGGGCTGAGTGATCCTTTGTGCTTCAATTTGCCACTAACCTCTGGAAAAGAGTACAAGTTATTAGATGCTGCAAGGGGTTCCTCTG GTTATGTATTGGATGCAACCATTGGCAAAAGTTTAATTGAAAAACTGTCGGTTATCCGAAAGATAAGGCGTTTTTCGGTGCCTTCAACTGTGACCAAATCAAATGTCGAAGATACAGAAGTATACTCATACAATGAGATGGTCAGCGGGATGATTATTAAGGTGATCAGCAAAGCAGACGGACTGATGATTGTCATTGAAGTGAAGAATAACAGAGGAAACCCATCTGGAATACTTG gaatACTGAGAGATTTGCAAGCAACAGTTACAGCTAAATCTGGAAACCGATCTAGGCTATCGATCACCAGTGGCTCTCAGCAGATTGCGGCCACAGCAACCGAGGCCACATATACCGCCAACAACAAGTGCTTGTTTATAAAAGAGACAGATATTGCTAATCTTCAAATCGAC GGCGTTACAAAGACTCCGacgatttattttttgcatgtgaATTCCGAGATAAAGTATCGCTTCTCAAAGACAGTGATAACAAGTAAAGTAGTGAACCCCTCCAGCGAGGCGTCCTCCGAGGCTCTGTTTGACGTCACGCTGCCAGACGAAGCCTTTCTCTCAGCCTTCAAACT AATAATAAATGGAACCGAATACAATGGCGAAGTCAAGGAAAAAGAGCAAGCAAAGAAGGAATATGACGTGGCAAAATCGCGCGGCCAAAGCGCAGGGCACATTGTGTCAAa GCCAAGGGACTCGAATAAATTTCAAATCCAGGTGAATGTTGCAGCCACCGAAAAAGTGACATTTGAGTTGACTTACCGGGAACTGTTACGGCGACGGATCGGAAACTACGAGCAGATAATCTTCATCAATCCTCGACAAATAGTGAACGATTTCAGGGTAGATGTCTCCATCGAGGAATATAGAAATATCACAACTGTCAATGTACCGCCATTACGTAACGATATTCTGACAGAAAACAGGGAAG GAGAAAACAGAGACGCCGATATTGTTCGCCTCTCAGAGACCGAAGTGAGCGTTTCCTACTCTCTCACAGCCTCTCAACAGCGGGCTCTATCTGAACAAGGCGTTTCCGGCCAGTTCGTCGTACAGTACGACATCGAGAGAGAGAAAGATTCCGGGGAAGTTTTG GTGATGGACGGTTATTTTGTCCATTTTCTGGCACCAGAAGGTTTGGATCCGATGCCAATGGACATAGTCTTTGTTTTAGACCGAAGTGGATCTATGAGTGGAAACAAGATGAAACAGCTCCACGAATCCATGCTAAAGATATTAGATGAAATCAGCGAACAAGATCGGTTCATGttaatttcttttgataacCAACTGAATTTCTGGCGTAACGAACTTGTTCAAGCAACAAGTAGTGCCATTGCAGACGCCAGGCGATTCATTACCAGTATTTCTGCCCGCGGAA GTACTGATATCAATTCAGCAATGACGGAGGGGTTGAAAGTATTGGCCAGTGAGAGAAACAATTCACGGGCACCTATTTTAGTTTTCCTCACGGACGGACAACCCACTTCAGGGGTCACAAACACTGTCAAAATTCTAGAGAACATTAAACTATTCAACGAAGTTCAGATTCCTATTTTCAGTCTGGCCTTTGGAAAAGGGGCCGATTACGACTTCACTAAAAAAGTCGCAGCTCAAAACAATGGACTTGGCAAAAGGATCTACGAGGATTCCGACGCGGCGCTACAAATAGCTGGGTTCTACCAGGAAATCTCCACGGTCCTCATGAggaatatatcttttaaatacgTCGACGGTTCTCTTAATAAGACGACCCTTACTCGGAATAATTTCAATACGTACTTCAAAGGATCAGAGCTTATTGTTGCTGGACAAATACAAGACATAGAAAGATTACAAGATGGAGTACAAGTATTTGCAAAAGGATATGAAAACGTTGATATTGGACTTAAGAGACCATGGATTTGCGTTTTACCGCCTCCCATTACACTTCCACCAGTTCCAGCAATTCATTCAGAGCCATCCAAATCAGTGAAGCCAACGATGATGGAAAACTTGTGGGCATACCTTACAATCAAACAACTATTGCGTAAAAAGGATGGCATTGATGACAAGGAAGAAATAGAAAACATTAACAAGAAAATATTGGCGATGTCTCTAAAG TACCAATTTGTTACCCCGTTGACGTCAATGGTTGTGACCCTCCCCGACAATTCAAAAGCTGGTCTAAGCAGTGATACGGTAGAAAAGCCAATAGCAGCAG attCCATGGGTGTGTTCTTTGCGAATAAACAGAAGATGAATATAAATTCGAATACCTTCGCTTACCAAGGAATGCATGCATATGGTATGCCCCAATTATTTCATAGTGGTCATGCCAGTATTCCATTCATGAAACGCATTGGGGTGTCTTTATTGCCGAAAAAGAAATCTAGAGGCAAAGTTAGAAGAAAATCTCGAAGAAAGAGCTCTAAAAAACCCAAATCTCCAAACATTCAAG GGACTCGGCAGCACCTCCCTGCATTTTTTGTTAATGTATCCTCAGTAAACATGTGTTTCGACTTACCATTGATAGAGTCGAAGAGGTATAGCATTATAAACATGGTGCAGCAAAAAAATG gTTGCTCTGTGTCCGCGGAACCATTAGGCCTACAGACCTGGACGCCAAAGATTACCATTCCTAGCCTTAGAGTAAACAAATTTAGAGGGAGTAAACTGCAGGAAACAGTCGTCATCAGTTCAAATCAAACCGTTCCACAGGTCGACTGCCTCGCGGACGGAATCCGCCTCGGCATCTTATCCGATCAAGGTGTCCGTGTGACGGCTGATATATCCGGTCGTCAGAGGAAACAGTATACTGGAATTCTGA GTCGCTTTGTCAACATGAAGTGCAAGGTTGTCAGAAGAACACCAAGAAATGGAAAACAAGTTGTAAAAATCAAGTGCCGACAGCGAAATAAGCCAACCTTAAAGCTGAAGGCCATTGAAAGAACGGCTTCATCTGGAGAATCCTGCTTATTTCTGAACAAAAAAATGACGAATCTTCTGAACTTAATCCCATCAAATTACGAAATCATTCCGTGA